In one Cronobacter dublinensis subsp. dublinensis LMG 23823 genomic region, the following are encoded:
- a CDS encoding capsule biosynthesis protein, with amino-acid sequence MIRSALDTLLSGQKYLLLQGPMGPFFRHLGDWLESKGREARQVVFNGGDQFYARKGKSLAYRGVPDDFGTWLGATRGDWPFDTLVCFGDCRPLHQAARRWAQAQGIRFLVFEEGYLRPCFITLEENGVNGFSDLPREAAFYRGLPAQHAPDVKRIAPSTLRRIGHAAWYYLMGCYHQRAFARYRHHKCFSPWYEGACWTLAAARKFWYRATEHRLRRALATRYRGRYFLAILQVFNDSQLRCHSGYHDMRAFIAETLGSFARHAPPSRMLVIKHHPMDRGHRNYRAFINALSARYGVGERVIYVHDVPLPELLSNTAGVVTINSTAGISALIHNKPLKVMGSALYDIDGITFQGALDAFWRAPFRPDHRLFSAFRCYLMRCTQINTVFYSRENPFSGL; translated from the coding sequence GTGATCCGCAGCGCCCTTGACACTCTGCTTTCCGGCCAGAAATACCTGCTATTGCAGGGGCCGATGGGGCCGTTTTTCCGCCATCTCGGCGACTGGTTAGAGAGCAAAGGCCGCGAAGCGCGACAGGTGGTGTTTAACGGCGGCGACCAGTTCTACGCCCGCAAAGGGAAAAGCCTGGCGTACCGGGGAGTGCCGGACGATTTCGGCACGTGGCTTGGCGCGACGCGCGGCGACTGGCCATTTGATACGCTGGTCTGTTTTGGCGACTGTCGACCGCTGCATCAGGCTGCCCGCCGCTGGGCGCAGGCGCAGGGGATCCGTTTTCTGGTGTTTGAAGAGGGCTATTTGCGTCCGTGTTTTATCACGCTTGAAGAGAATGGCGTCAACGGGTTCTCCGACCTGCCGCGCGAGGCGGCGTTTTATCGGGGTTTGCCTGCGCAGCACGCGCCGGACGTTAAGCGCATCGCGCCTTCCACCTTACGGCGCATCGGCCACGCGGCCTGGTATTATCTGATGGGCTGCTACCATCAACGCGCGTTTGCGCGCTACCGGCACCACAAATGCTTTTCCCCCTGGTATGAAGGCGCATGCTGGACGCTCGCCGCAGCGCGTAAGTTCTGGTATCGCGCCACGGAGCACAGACTCCGCCGCGCGCTTGCGACGCGCTACCGCGGGCGCTACTTTCTGGCGATCCTGCAGGTCTTCAACGACAGCCAGCTGCGGTGCCACAGCGGTTATCACGACATGCGAGCGTTTATTGCAGAGACGCTTGGCTCGTTTGCGCGCCATGCCCCACCATCGCGGATGCTGGTCATCAAGCACCATCCGATGGATCGCGGGCATCGCAATTACCGCGCGTTTATCAATGCGCTGAGCGCACGTTATGGCGTCGGCGAGCGGGTGATTTACGTCCACGATGTTCCGCTGCCCGAACTGCTCAGCAATACAGCGGGGGTCGTGACCATCAACAGCACCGCAGGGATCTCCGCGCTTATCCACAATAAGCCATTGAAAGTAATGGGCAGCGCACTGTATGACATCGACGGGATCACGTTTCAGGGCGCGCTGGACGCGTTCTGGCGCGCGCCCTTTCGCCCGGACCACCGCTTGTTTTCAGCGTTTCGCTGCTATCTGATGCGCTGTACCCAAATCAACACCGTCTTTTACAGCCGGGAAAACCCTTTCAGCGGGTTATAA
- a CDS encoding CDP-glycerol glycerophosphotransferase family protein, with product MFSNKLRKLVRDPRLFFSDMAANQARKLSKLHLKKEDGHYDYTVVSAVYNVSAFLDDYFKSFINQRLKFKKHIQLILVDDGSTDNSGDIIKKWQKKYPNNITYIYQENAGQSAARNNGLQHVATEWVTFIDPDDFVDVAYFYNLDAFLYQHNDKDVKMVGCNIIMFYEAKNQYKDAHPLAYKFKKGNQLVPLAEMEKEIQLSASTAFFRSDMIALKNVYFDTRVKPNFEDAHFVARYLQGEKNGHAAFLTHSKYYYRKREDGSSTLDTSWTKKERFTHVPVYGYLDVLKSYAEKEGVVPVNIQRTVIYEIVWYLKWLTNHGGRSAFLSADEKQTFIRKLKEIFGYLDKNTIMNFELAGAWFFHKVAMLSFFKDLQPEAQIVYVEKYDPHKHMAQLRYFTRLVGLEQITLDGADAIPAYAKTIRHDFMDETLILERRLWVALGNAQNIKVSVSGLPTRISLGGKQHKDGLNPCEIVKSFSSMMPKYAKKKDYIGAWVFIDRDTQADDNAEHLYRYVQKNYPERKIFFALKRESHDWARLEKEGFNLLEFGSMEHKLALGSCSKVISSHANYYVTNLLGPKMLTGRHFVFLQHGVIKDDLSGWLNTKEEINCFIASSSAEYHSISNDFTKYFSSKKEVFLTGLPRHDKLINNYSQPERLIVIMPTWRQSIVGKVLGDGDEREINPSFFGSDFTLRWKSFLQSPLLAEYAEKYNYRVAFFPHFNILPYLEGFDVPEFIDVITHVTGSIQETFNRAALMITDYSSVAFEMAVQNKQTIYYQFDAKEFFAGHVYSKGYFDYREHGFGPVVETEKALFKELNTLLKNNAVPSAKILKRISQTFPYRDGQNCERTYQAIASLDAPLPDGFADADIYQQYARQAGSARRWALAEKRWQAYLALTLTQEEDAQGCAGLAEALRKQGKTVAARQVIDGWYARYPQQSHHALSVSRALLEMAEHHWQQAVFYWQEACETHVDNARYCYCLCRSEQVAVLEALCKKARPVTGFHYARFCLLLAKKKWAEGIAYVEEQGVDVTSTESLENKLLITLSYCYQQLNKLNDAHQCLVKYEKYIENDPQCRLKIARLAFLRQNWEKILTQLNKACADIGNLPDEHLYYYCVALLRTGKSAEIYALFATLKSALKNDVRFLKVYAQACLTLKKTNEAIALLEARDNPDDELCLIYARALKEAGRFSQALSVVRNRISRYNQPAWMLRCDLAQLCEDWDDAYDCWLNLLRHYPQQMPANAAEKLQNLRLLREFSVKSDIQQ from the coding sequence ATGTTTAGTAATAAACTTCGCAAGCTGGTAAGGGACCCCAGGCTGTTCTTCAGCGACATGGCTGCCAATCAGGCACGGAAATTAAGTAAGCTGCATCTTAAAAAAGAAGACGGGCACTACGACTATACGGTGGTGTCGGCAGTGTATAACGTCAGCGCCTTTCTGGATGACTATTTTAAAAGCTTTATCAATCAGCGGCTGAAGTTTAAAAAGCATATTCAGCTGATCCTGGTCGATGATGGTTCGACAGATAATTCTGGCGACATTATTAAAAAATGGCAAAAGAAATATCCGAACAATATCACGTATATCTATCAGGAAAACGCCGGGCAGTCTGCCGCCCGTAACAACGGATTGCAGCATGTGGCTACGGAGTGGGTGACGTTTATCGACCCGGATGATTTCGTTGATGTCGCTTATTTTTACAACCTCGATGCTTTTCTTTATCAGCATAACGATAAAGACGTCAAAATGGTGGGTTGTAATATCATTATGTTTTATGAGGCTAAAAATCAGTACAAAGATGCACACCCTTTGGCTTATAAGTTTAAAAAGGGCAATCAGCTGGTGCCGCTTGCTGAAATGGAAAAAGAGATCCAGTTATCAGCCAGTACGGCATTTTTTCGTTCGGATATGATAGCGTTAAAAAATGTATATTTCGATACCAGAGTTAAGCCTAATTTTGAGGACGCGCATTTCGTTGCCCGCTATTTACAAGGTGAAAAAAACGGACATGCCGCATTTTTAACGCATTCTAAATATTATTACCGCAAGCGTGAGGATGGCTCGTCTACACTGGACACCTCCTGGACTAAAAAGGAGCGGTTCACGCATGTTCCTGTTTATGGTTACCTGGACGTCTTAAAATCCTACGCCGAAAAAGAGGGTGTAGTGCCGGTAAATATACAAAGGACGGTCATTTATGAGATTGTCTGGTATCTCAAATGGTTAACCAATCATGGTGGACGTAGCGCCTTTTTGTCAGCAGATGAAAAACAAACGTTTATTCGTAAGCTTAAAGAGATTTTTGGTTATCTCGATAAAAATACCATTATGAATTTCGAGCTGGCGGGTGCCTGGTTTTTCCATAAAGTAGCGATGCTGTCGTTTTTCAAAGATCTCCAGCCCGAGGCGCAAATCGTATATGTAGAAAAATACGATCCGCATAAACACATGGCGCAGCTTCGCTATTTTACCCGCCTTGTCGGCCTTGAGCAGATTACGCTGGATGGCGCTGACGCAATCCCGGCCTATGCCAAAACTATCCGCCATGACTTTATGGATGAAACCTTAATTCTGGAGCGACGGCTGTGGGTCGCACTGGGTAATGCGCAGAACATAAAAGTATCTGTATCAGGATTGCCGACGCGTATTTCTCTCGGCGGGAAGCAGCATAAGGATGGCCTGAACCCATGCGAAATTGTTAAGTCTTTTTCTTCTATGATGCCTAAGTATGCAAAGAAAAAAGATTATATAGGCGCCTGGGTTTTTATAGACCGCGATACTCAGGCTGATGACAATGCCGAACATCTTTATCGCTATGTTCAAAAAAATTATCCAGAAAGAAAAATTTTCTTTGCTTTAAAGCGAGAGTCACATGACTGGGCTCGTCTGGAAAAAGAAGGGTTTAACCTGCTTGAATTTGGTTCTATGGAGCATAAGCTTGCTCTCGGCTCATGCAGTAAAGTGATTAGCTCCCATGCTAATTACTACGTTACTAATTTATTGGGCCCTAAAATGCTTACAGGAAGGCACTTTGTATTTTTACAGCATGGGGTCATTAAAGACGATCTTTCTGGTTGGTTAAACACAAAAGAAGAAATCAATTGCTTTATAGCGTCATCATCAGCGGAGTATCATTCGATAAGTAATGATTTTACTAAATATTTTTCCTCTAAAAAAGAAGTCTTTTTGACTGGATTGCCACGGCACGACAAACTGATAAATAATTACAGCCAACCAGAAAGACTAATCGTAATTATGCCAACATGGCGACAAAGCATAGTCGGCAAGGTTTTAGGGGATGGTGATGAGCGTGAAATAAATCCATCATTTTTTGGAAGTGATTTTACTTTGCGCTGGAAAAGCTTTTTACAATCTCCACTGTTGGCTGAGTATGCTGAAAAATATAATTACCGTGTGGCGTTTTTTCCTCACTTTAATATTTTGCCTTATTTAGAGGGATTCGACGTTCCAGAGTTTATTGACGTTATTACTCATGTAACGGGGAGTATTCAGGAAACATTTAATCGAGCCGCGCTGATGATTACTGACTACTCATCTGTGGCTTTTGAAATGGCTGTTCAAAATAAACAAACAATCTACTACCAGTTTGACGCTAAAGAATTCTTTGCAGGCCATGTGTATTCCAAAGGCTACTTCGACTACCGCGAGCACGGGTTTGGCCCGGTGGTTGAAACGGAAAAAGCGCTGTTTAAAGAGCTGAACACGCTGCTGAAAAATAACGCGGTGCCCTCTGCGAAAATCCTCAAGCGTATCAGTCAGACCTTCCCTTATCGCGACGGGCAGAACTGCGAGCGCACGTATCAGGCGATCGCGTCGCTGGATGCGCCTTTACCGGATGGCTTCGCCGATGCGGACATCTACCAGCAGTACGCCCGTCAGGCGGGCAGTGCTCGCCGCTGGGCATTGGCCGAGAAACGCTGGCAGGCGTATCTGGCGCTGACGCTTACCCAGGAGGAAGATGCGCAGGGCTGTGCAGGGCTTGCCGAAGCCCTGCGCAAGCAGGGTAAAACCGTGGCGGCGCGGCAGGTTATTGATGGCTGGTATGCGCGTTATCCGCAGCAAAGTCATCACGCGCTCAGCGTCAGTCGCGCGCTGCTCGAAATGGCGGAGCATCACTGGCAGCAGGCGGTATTCTACTGGCAGGAGGCGTGCGAAACCCACGTGGATAACGCCCGTTACTGTTACTGTCTTTGCCGCAGCGAGCAGGTTGCTGTTCTGGAGGCCCTGTGTAAGAAAGCGCGCCCCGTAACGGGGTTCCATTACGCCCGGTTCTGTCTCCTGCTTGCTAAGAAAAAATGGGCCGAAGGGATTGCGTATGTCGAGGAGCAGGGCGTGGATGTGACATCGACAGAAAGCCTGGAAAATAAGCTTTTAATTACGCTTTCTTATTGCTATCAGCAGCTGAATAAGCTCAATGACGCCCATCAGTGTCTGGTGAAATATGAGAAATATATTGAAAACGATCCGCAGTGCCGGTTGAAAATCGCGCGTCTGGCCTTCCTGCGCCAGAACTGGGAGAAAATCCTTACGCAGCTTAATAAGGCCTGTGCGGATATCGGTAATCTGCCGGATGAGCATCTCTATTATTACTGCGTGGCGCTATTGCGCACGGGTAAAAGCGCAGAAATATATGCGCTCTTCGCCACCCTGAAAAGCGCCTTGAAAAATGACGTGCGTTTCCTGAAGGTTTACGCGCAGGCGTGCCTGACGCTTAAGAAAACAAACGAAGCGATCGCGCTGCTGGAAGCCCGCGATAACCCGGATGATGAGCTTTGTCTTATCTATGCCCGCGCATTAAAAGAGGCCGGGCGCTTTAGTCAGGCGCTCTCGGTGGTGCGTAACAGAATCAGCCGTTATAACCAGCCGGCGTGGATGTTGCGCTGCGACCTGGCACAGCTCTGCGAAGACTGGGATGACGCCTATGATTGCTGGCTCAACTTGTTGCGTCATTATCCGCAACAGATGCCTGCCAACGCAGCGGAGAAATTACAAAATCTGCGGCTCCTGCGCGAGTTTTCCGTTAAGTCAGATATCCAACAATAA
- a CDS encoding polysaccharide biosynthesis/export family protein: protein MKNVSSASLIFFCLTASASALDVTADPALTGAAPILTPTASAPVSADGFDNTPPPAPAAVMSRMFGAQLFTSPGAEGGASIAFNPNYVIGLGDTIQVRLWGAFTYDGTLTVDPKGNIFLPNVGPLKVAGVTNSQLNTLVIMRVKEVYQSNVNVYASLLQAQPVKVFVTGYVRTPGLYGGVASDSLLSYLSKAGGVDSERGSYVDITVKRGAKTRSHVNLYDFLLNGSLSLSQFADGDTIIVGPRQHTFGVEGDVFNSYDFEFTDERMPVSEALRWARPRPGATHITLVRQQGAMKQSEYFPISEAASRTLQDGDRMVVSSDRYTGTIQVRVEGAHSGEHAMVLPYGATMRQVLAKLRPNSMSQLNAIKLYRRSVALRQKEMLDLSLQKLEQASLSAQSSTQEESRLRMQEAQLVSRFVAKARTVVPQGEVVLSENNLDSVLLEDGDVITIPEKTSLVMVHGEVLFPNAVTWEKGLDPEDYIAKCGGMTQKASGAKVIVIRQNGAALDAEEVDDMQPGDELMVLPKYESKNIEVTRGISTILYQLAVAAKVILTL from the coding sequence ATGAAAAACGTTTCATCCGCCTCACTGATCTTTTTCTGTCTGACGGCCAGCGCCAGCGCGCTCGATGTAACTGCCGACCCGGCGCTGACCGGCGCGGCGCCGATCCTCACGCCCACGGCGTCGGCACCGGTTAGCGCAGACGGTTTCGATAACACCCCGCCGCCCGCGCCCGCTGCCGTGATGAGCCGCATGTTCGGCGCGCAGCTCTTTACCTCGCCCGGCGCCGAGGGCGGCGCCAGCATCGCCTTTAACCCGAACTATGTGATTGGCCTCGGCGACACCATTCAGGTGCGCCTGTGGGGCGCGTTCACCTATGACGGCACGCTGACCGTCGACCCGAAAGGCAATATTTTTCTGCCGAATGTCGGCCCGCTAAAGGTGGCAGGCGTCACCAACAGCCAGCTCAACACGCTGGTTATCATGCGCGTGAAAGAGGTGTATCAGTCCAACGTCAATGTTTACGCCTCGCTGTTGCAGGCGCAGCCAGTCAAGGTGTTTGTCACCGGCTACGTGCGCACGCCAGGCCTTTACGGCGGCGTGGCGTCCGATTCGCTGCTCTCCTATCTCAGCAAAGCGGGCGGCGTGGACAGCGAGCGCGGCAGCTATGTCGACATCACCGTCAAGCGCGGCGCGAAAACGCGCTCGCATGTGAATCTGTATGATTTCCTGCTCAACGGCAGCCTCAGCCTGTCGCAGTTCGCCGATGGCGACACTATTATCGTCGGGCCTCGCCAGCACACGTTCGGCGTCGAAGGCGACGTGTTTAACAGCTATGACTTTGAATTCACCGACGAACGGATGCCGGTTTCCGAGGCGCTGCGCTGGGCGCGCCCCAGACCGGGCGCGACGCACATCACGCTGGTGCGCCAGCAGGGCGCGATGAAACAGAGCGAATATTTCCCGATTAGCGAGGCGGCCAGCCGCACGCTTCAGGATGGCGACAGAATGGTGGTGAGCTCCGACCGCTACACCGGCACCATTCAGGTACGCGTGGAAGGCGCGCACTCCGGCGAACATGCGATGGTGCTGCCATACGGCGCCACGATGCGCCAGGTGTTGGCGAAGCTGCGCCCCAACAGCATGTCGCAACTCAACGCCATTAAGCTTTATCGCCGCTCGGTCGCGCTGCGCCAGAAAGAGATGCTCGACCTGTCGCTGCAAAAACTGGAGCAGGCGTCGCTGTCGGCGCAATCCTCGACGCAGGAAGAGTCACGCCTGCGTATGCAGGAGGCGCAGCTGGTGAGCCGCTTTGTGGCGAAAGCCCGCACCGTCGTGCCGCAGGGTGAAGTGGTGCTGAGCGAAAACAACCTCGATTCGGTGCTGCTGGAAGATGGCGACGTCATTACCATTCCGGAGAAAACCTCGCTGGTGATGGTGCATGGCGAAGTGCTGTTCCCCAACGCCGTCACCTGGGAAAAAGGGCTCGATCCGGAAGATTACATCGCCAAATGCGGCGGCATGACCCAGAAAGCCAGCGGCGCGAAAGTGATTGTCATCCGCCAGAACGGCGCGGCGCTCGATGCCGAAGAGGTGGATGATATGCAGCCTGGCGACGAGCTGATGGTGCTGCCGAAGTATGAGTCGAAGAATATCGAAGTCACACGCGGTATTTCGACCATCCTCTACCAGCTCGCCGTCGCGGCGAAAGTCATCCTGACGCTGTGA
- a CDS encoding capsular polysaccharide biosynthesis protein — MNTTVLGIFSPGIWRIPGLARLLQVPCRKLALRRAIPAEVGAIAVWGNRPSAAAAVARAREAGLPVIRLEEGFIRSPGPAAQGYPPLSLVMDDKGIYYDASRPSALETLIQDTHGNAALSAQAQEAMRLIVQGDLAKYNHAPPFDGAPAARAVLVVDQTQGDMSVTFGNASAASFRLMLEVARAENPDAEIWVKTHPDVLHGNKRGYLGDLPPDARLRPIAQDASPQSLLRHVARVYTVTSHYGFEALMAGKPVVCFGQPWYAGWGLTDDRHPAAQALAARRGSAPLLALVSAAYLRYARYLNPQTNEPGTLFDVLEYLRLYRRHQLALRGTLWAPGLSFWKRSILKPFLATADNRLCFSRVPPAAHACVVWGTAGEARWQAIAQARGMAVWRMEDGFLRSVGLGSDLHAPLSLVLDKRGIYYDATRASDLEDALNAVSLTPDQAARAERLRQHIVESGVSKYNAGTAWRLPGEARGRRVLLVPGQVSNDASLSGGAQHIQTVTALLRLVRARNPQAYIVFKPHPDVVAGNRAGEPDGKNALRWADCLATQADITSVLDQVDEVHTLTSLTGFEALLRGKTVYCYGMPFYAGWGLTHDEYTCPRRTRRLTLNALIHTTLIDYPFYLHPTRKTPMSAEDAVMLLSASPIRRGALTARRKRLTPLVNKARHLIHAFLGAR; from the coding sequence ATGAATACCACGGTCCTCGGGATTTTCTCACCGGGTATCTGGCGCATTCCGGGTTTAGCCCGGCTGCTGCAGGTGCCGTGCCGCAAACTCGCGTTGCGCCGTGCGATCCCGGCGGAGGTAGGCGCCATTGCCGTCTGGGGCAACCGCCCCAGCGCGGCGGCAGCTGTTGCCCGCGCTCGCGAAGCGGGGCTACCGGTTATTCGTCTCGAAGAGGGCTTTATCCGCTCACCCGGCCCGGCGGCGCAGGGTTATCCGCCGCTCTCGCTGGTGATGGATGACAAGGGGATTTACTACGACGCCAGCCGTCCAAGTGCGCTGGAAACGCTGATTCAGGATACGCACGGCAACGCCGCGCTCAGCGCCCAGGCGCAGGAGGCGATGCGGCTTATTGTGCAGGGCGATCTGGCGAAATATAACCACGCCCCGCCCTTTGACGGCGCGCCCGCAGCCCGCGCGGTGCTGGTAGTGGATCAAACGCAGGGCGATATGTCCGTCACGTTTGGTAACGCCAGCGCGGCGTCGTTCCGGCTGATGCTGGAGGTCGCCCGCGCCGAAAACCCGGATGCCGAAATCTGGGTCAAAACGCATCCGGACGTCTTGCACGGCAACAAGCGCGGCTACCTGGGCGACCTGCCGCCTGACGCCCGCCTGCGGCCGATCGCGCAGGATGCCAGCCCGCAGTCGCTGCTGCGTCACGTGGCGCGCGTCTACACCGTCACCTCGCACTATGGTTTTGAAGCATTGATGGCAGGCAAACCGGTAGTCTGCTTCGGGCAACCCTGGTATGCCGGATGGGGGCTGACGGACGACCGCCATCCGGCGGCGCAGGCGCTGGCGGCCCGTCGCGGTAGCGCGCCCCTGCTTGCGCTGGTGAGCGCGGCCTATTTACGCTACGCGCGCTACCTGAACCCGCAAACAAACGAGCCCGGCACGCTGTTTGACGTCCTGGAATACCTGAGGCTCTACCGCCGTCATCAACTGGCGCTGCGCGGCACGCTGTGGGCGCCGGGACTGTCGTTCTGGAAACGCAGCATTCTGAAGCCGTTTCTCGCCACGGCGGATAACCGCCTGTGTTTTTCACGCGTCCCCCCGGCGGCTCACGCCTGCGTCGTCTGGGGAACCGCGGGCGAAGCGCGCTGGCAGGCCATCGCACAGGCGCGCGGGATGGCCGTCTGGCGCATGGAAGACGGCTTTCTGCGCTCGGTGGGGCTGGGTTCGGATCTCCATGCGCCGCTGTCGCTGGTGCTGGATAAACGCGGCATTTACTACGACGCCACCCGTGCAAGCGATCTGGAAGATGCCCTTAACGCCGTGAGCCTGACGCCTGATCAGGCCGCCCGCGCTGAGCGTTTGCGCCAGCATATTGTCGAAAGCGGCGTGAGCAAATACAACGCGGGCACCGCGTGGCGGCTGCCCGGCGAAGCCAGAGGCCGACGCGTTCTGCTGGTGCCAGGACAGGTGAGCAATGACGCCTCGCTCAGCGGCGGCGCGCAGCACATTCAGACCGTTACCGCGCTGCTGCGCCTCGTGCGCGCCAGAAACCCGCAGGCGTATATCGTCTTCAAACCGCATCCGGATGTCGTCGCAGGCAACCGTGCCGGAGAGCCCGACGGCAAAAACGCGCTGCGCTGGGCGGACTGCCTCGCCACACAGGCTGACATCACAAGCGTGCTCGACCAGGTCGATGAAGTACACACCCTCACCTCACTCACCGGTTTTGAAGCGCTGCTGCGCGGCAAAACGGTGTATTGCTACGGCATGCCGTTTTACGCCGGATGGGGCCTGACGCACGATGAATATACCTGCCCGCGCCGCACCCGGCGGCTTACGCTGAATGCGCTTATCCACACGACGCTTATCGATTACCCCTTCTACCTGCACCCGACGCGGAAAACGCCGATGAGCGCGGAAGACGCCGTCATGCTCCTGAGCGCCTCGCCGATACGCCGCGGCGCGCTTACCGCCCGGCGCAAAAGGCTTACGCCTCTTGTGAACAAAGCCCGCCACCTCATTCACGCTTTTCTGGGCGCGCGGTAA
- a CDS encoding alpha/beta hydrolase, translating into MSEQTEIVNGVQIKYRFKKRKYDTQHMIFIFSGFGGAGMFTYDFANALQDCPSHVVWIKDDFNNACTYYLCQNNDFSVEQTVIAFIEMMLARYDLDKTQCTLAGFSKGGSAALWYGLKYGFKNIVSTVPQFHIGSYAKNHWPDVFTHMTGDESEASAHRLDTLLPCQLNSDTALDKNIYLLTSEADCQYETEVKPYIPAFRKYQNFNLFMAQSMLIREHNQVTSYHVPLLLGIFYALSQGAVPRYGECVLTADNRVLPRPIKPEPVAVLKKVAVNGARLFPEGVAVLKGLSCAEYQDIQVDLVCKKDGFEEVFRIAKAHRAILTRQLYEEGFVNYDKGWFCTARYEGLSLASLPIGTYQLWLDITCQQVWARKALETDPALANRVLATSEALEVFSEDNRVYLTRKASL; encoded by the coding sequence ATGTCAGAGCAAACTGAAATTGTTAATGGCGTACAAATTAAATACCGCTTTAAAAAAAGAAAATATGACACGCAGCATATGATTTTTATTTTCAGTGGGTTTGGGGGGGCCGGTATGTTTACGTATGATTTTGCCAACGCTCTCCAGGATTGTCCGTCGCATGTCGTGTGGATCAAAGACGATTTTAATAACGCCTGCACCTATTACCTGTGTCAGAACAACGATTTTAGCGTCGAGCAGACGGTGATCGCGTTTATTGAGATGATGCTGGCGCGCTATGACCTTGATAAAACGCAGTGTACGCTGGCCGGATTCTCGAAAGGCGGTAGCGCGGCGCTGTGGTATGGCCTTAAATACGGCTTTAAAAATATAGTTTCGACGGTGCCGCAGTTTCATATCGGCAGCTATGCAAAAAACCACTGGCCCGACGTTTTTACGCATATGACTGGCGACGAGAGTGAGGCGTCTGCGCATCGCCTGGATACGCTATTGCCGTGCCAGTTAAACAGCGACACCGCGCTTGATAAAAATATCTACCTGTTAACCTCCGAAGCCGACTGCCAGTATGAAACTGAAGTAAAACCCTATATTCCTGCCTTCAGGAAATACCAAAACTTTAATCTGTTTATGGCGCAGTCGATGCTTATCAGAGAGCATAATCAGGTCACGTCATATCATGTGCCTCTACTGTTAGGGATTTTCTATGCGCTTTCTCAGGGTGCGGTTCCGCGCTACGGCGAATGTGTCCTGACGGCGGATAATCGTGTGCTGCCACGCCCGATTAAACCTGAGCCGGTGGCGGTGCTGAAAAAGGTCGCTGTTAATGGCGCGCGGCTGTTCCCGGAGGGCGTGGCGGTGCTGAAAGGGCTGAGCTGCGCGGAGTATCAGGATATTCAGGTTGATCTGGTATGCAAAAAAGACGGCTTTGAAGAGGTGTTTCGCATCGCGAAAGCCCACCGCGCCATTCTCACCCGCCAGCTCTACGAGGAAGGCTTTGTGAATTATGACAAAGGCTGGTTCTGTACGGCGCGCTATGAAGGCCTTTCGCTGGCGTCCTTGCCCATCGGTACGTATCAGCTGTGGCTGGATATTACCTGCCAGCAGGTCTGGGCGCGTAAAGCGCTGGAAACCGACCCTGCGCTGGCAAACCGCGTGCTGGCTACCAGCGAGGCGCTGGAGGTATTCAGCGAAGATAACCGCGTGTATCTCACCCGTAAAGCGAGTTTATAA